One Acinetobacter colistiniresistens DNA window includes the following coding sequences:
- a CDS encoding type II toxin-antitoxin system RelE/ParE family toxin, whose product MLFIETSIFTKQIKDLVSDEEYRQLQQDLLVQPDKGDLIKNGGGIRKVRCAQGNKGKSGGIRVIYYWVNEDDQIFFLVAYPKSVKDNLTDKETAILRQLVKEQFHG is encoded by the coding sequence ATGTTATTTATTGAAACCAGCATCTTTACCAAGCAAATTAAAGACCTTGTATCTGATGAGGAATATCGTCAACTTCAACAAGATCTATTGGTTCAGCCAGATAAAGGTGACTTAATCAAGAATGGCGGTGGCATTCGAAAAGTACGTTGTGCTCAAGGTAACAAAGGTAAAAGTGGCGGCATCAGAGTAATTTACTATTGGGTAAATGAGGATGATCAAATCTTTTTCTTAGTGGCTTATCCAAAATCAGTTAAAGATAATTTAACGGATAAAGAAACAGCCATTCTGCGCCAACTCGTGAAGGAGCAATTTCATGGATAA
- the nadS gene encoding NadS family protein, with protein sequence MDNNLFDDLVASIKEAGAIKRKEVKASRVTELKLPDIKEVREKTGLSQNEFAARLHISPRTLQNWEQGRRYPTGPAATLIRILDAHPGLI encoded by the coding sequence ATGGATAACAACTTATTTGATGACTTGGTTGCTTCAATCAAAGAAGCTGGAGCTATCAAACGTAAAGAAGTTAAAGCAAGCCGAGTTACAGAACTCAAATTGCCTGATATTAAAGAAGTACGTGAAAAAACTGGCTTGAGCCAAAATGAATTTGCTGCACGTCTACATATTAGCCCACGTACCCTGCAAAATTGGGAACAAGGACGACGTTATCCAACTGGACCAGCAGCTACATTGATTCGAATTTTAGATGCTCACCCTGGCCTTATCTAA